A part of Candidatus Electrothrix aestuarii genomic DNA contains:
- a CDS encoding caspase family protein, translating to MAETAEKRYAILIASSSYPKEPGLKDLRCPENDVDALDAVLRSPDFGGFSKTFVFKNRPNHEVLERIETVLGEAGRHDLVLIYFSGHGKLNPAGQLCLATANTKLRALGSTSIPVGSIKSYFDHSASRKKIFLLDCCYSGAVGKDFTRGGVDDQLQLVSRGQGTFIMTASTGIEVAVEKEGDEHGLFTKHLVQGIRSGEADMNEDGLVDMQELYEYVHEKVREEGAQKPMQWGLGVKGSMIIAKSGRVAKEKRRQELRAKLYELAAQGLLSDGIVSAAVHVISLPDKEMTAKDRECLQLIEQLTDERISVGNFVECWVKTCLSNESEQKGVWSGSPYASNSDFAWSVSFNDGLSGALNRSSNVAFRLVRGGQ from the coding sequence ATGGCTGAAACCGCTGAAAAACGCTACGCAATCCTTATTGCCAGCAGCAGCTACCCGAAAGAGCCGGGCCTGAAGGATCTGCGTTGCCCTGAGAATGATGTTGATGCGCTGGATGCGGTCTTGCGCTCGCCTGACTTCGGGGGATTCAGTAAGACCTTTGTCTTCAAGAACCGGCCCAATCATGAGGTGCTGGAGCGGATTGAGACCGTGCTGGGCGAGGCAGGTCGGCACGATCTGGTGCTTATCTATTTTTCCGGGCATGGGAAACTGAATCCGGCAGGACAGCTCTGTCTTGCCACGGCAAACACCAAGCTGCGGGCCTTGGGTTCCACCTCAATTCCGGTCGGCTCAATCAAATCCTATTTTGATCATTCCGCGAGCAGGAAAAAGATCTTTCTTCTGGATTGCTGCTACAGCGGGGCTGTGGGTAAGGATTTTACCAGAGGAGGTGTTGACGACCAGTTGCAACTCGTGTCCCGAGGGCAGGGCACCTTTATCATGACCGCTTCCACCGGGATTGAGGTTGCGGTGGAAAAGGAAGGGGATGAGCACGGGTTGTTCACCAAGCATTTGGTGCAGGGGATTCGCTCCGGCGAGGCGGATATGAACGAGGACGGTCTTGTGGACATGCAGGAACTGTATGAGTATGTCCATGAGAAGGTGCGGGAGGAAGGGGCGCAAAAGCCTATGCAATGGGGGCTTGGTGTCAAAGGCAGCATGATCATTGCCAAGAGCGGCAGGGTTGCGAAAGAGAAACGGCGGCAGGAGCTGCGAGCGAAGCTCTATGAATTGGCTGCGCAGGGTTTGTTGTCAGACGGTATTGTCAGTGCGGCGGTGCATGTCATTTCCTTGCCGGACAAGGAGATGACGGCCAAAGACAGGGAGTGCCTCCAGCTGATTGAACAGCTTACTGATGAGCGGATCAGTGTGGGAAACTTTGTTGAGTGCTGGGTGAAGACCTGCTTGTCAAATGAGAGTGAACAAAAAGGTGTCTGGTCCGGGTCGCCCTATGCGTCCAACTCGGACTTCGCGTGGAGCGTCAGCTTCAACGACGGCCTTTCCGGTGCCCTCAACCGCAGCAGCAATGTTGCGTTTCGGTTGGTGCGCGGCGGACAGTGA